Genomic window (Flavobacterium oreochromis):
AATAATATGAAATAGTACAGATTTTTATTTTTTTATAAAATCATACTAACTTTATAGATTTGCAGAAAGTATTATCTTAAAGCATATAAATAATATGTAAAAATAAAGTCTAATGTTATTTATTAAAATAGTTATAATATTAGAGAACTAAACTTAAAATATATAATATTCATAAAAAAATAGTAATACAATATTGGAAAGAAAAATAATAACAACCTTAGATGGATCTACAACAATCCAGTTAGTAGATTGGAATGAATGTTATCATTCAAAAATGGGAGCGATTCAAGAAGCGTATCATGTCTTTATTAAAAATGGTTTAGATTTTTTTGATAACAAACCTATTTCAATTTTAGAAATAGGATTAGGAACAGGATTAAATGCCTTGATTACTTATTTAGAATCTGAACGGAAAGATCAGAGTATACAATATGAAGGAGTAGAAGCTTATCCCGTAAGTATAGAAGAAATGCAATTAATGAATTATTCTTCTTCCTTAGGTCAAGAATCTAGTAAGTCTATTTTTGAAAAAATTCATTTTTCTGAATGGGAAAAAGAAATATGCTTGAGTAAAAAATTTTTATTAAAAAAGAGAAAACAATTTTTTCATGATATACAAGATGTGAATCGTTTTGATCTAATATATTTTGATGCTTTTGGGTATCAAGTCCAACCTGATTTGTGGACTGAAGAAATATTTAACAAAATGTATAAAGCCTTAAAAGACACAGGAGTGTTAGTAACGTATGCAGCTAGAGGTGTTATTAAACGAAATATGAAATCTGTTGGTTTTCAGGTTGTTAAGGTTCCTGGGCCTCCAGGTAAAAGAGAAATGATGATAGGCTTTAAGAAAATTTAAAAAAAAATTATACTTATTTTAAGACTTACTTAATCTCAAAAGAGTTAAATTTGATATACTAAAATTAAACTAGAATAGCATGCCAAAGAGAAATATTGATTTTGTTAAATCAATCTTAGAGAGAGTAAGTTTTGATGCCAAATTGTTTGCAAAAGAATTACAAAAAGCACTTAAAATTCTTTTGCCTTATGAAGTAGAAGAGTTGTCATCTTGGTTTTATCAATATACACATGAAAAGCCAGAATTAAGAAAATGTAAAATTTATTTAGAAGACTAATACTTTAAAAAAGATATCAAAGAGTTCGATTATATCGAGCTCTTTTTTAATTTATAGAGCAGCAAAAAACTACTAGCTTAAAAAAATAAAAGAAGATTAAACTTTTCTTTATATATTACATATTATATTCTTAAATTTAATTTTTATATCAAAATTCTTTTAGATGAATAGATTAAAATTAATAGTTTTCTGTATCATTTTTTTACTTTGAAGTTCTTTGGACAAGAACAATATTCTATTTATTTTAAAAGTGATAAGTACGATTTAACTCCTTCTGAAAAATTAGAAGTTGAAAAATGGATTCAAGAAAATAGAAAAAGTAAAATATTAACTTTAAGTGGTTATACAGATGAAGATGGAACTAATCAACATAATGATAGTTTAGCTAAAAAAGAATAGAAACTGTTTTTAATCTTGTAAAAGGGAAAGTACCAATTAGAGAAGATTTTAGAGAAATAAACTTTGGAGAATTACATAAACAATCAAAGATAAAAGCTGAAAATAGGAAAGTAGTTCTGTATTTTTTACAAGAAAAAGATTTACATAAAGAAAAAGGAATTATAGCTTCGAAAATACCAATAAATTTTGTCAATGAATCACTTCTTTTTCCTAGTAGTATACTATTAAATAATCCTGATGGTAGTGAAACAGAAATAGAATTAGACGTAGAATTTATGACAAAAATACATGAAGCTAAAGTAGGAGAAAAATTAAAAATTGAAAACTTAAATTTTGTTTTAAATACCTATGCTGTAACAAACGAATCTAGAGTAAAGCTTTATGAATTGTGGTTAGTTATGCAACAAAACCCAAAATTAAAAATTCAAATACAAGGGCATGTTTGCTGCGTAACTAAAGATAGACAAGATTTATCAACCCAACGAGCTAGAGCTGTATATAAATTTTTAGAATTTAAAAATATTGATAAATCAAGAATGTCCTATAAAGGTTTTGGTAGTACAAAACCATTGTACGAACTACCTGAAAAAAGTGAAGAAGAAAGAGCTGCTAATAGAAGAGTAGAAATAGAGATAATAGAAAACTAGTTTCATAAAAAAAAATGTGCGATTCAGTGTTAAGAATTAACTTCTTTTTATCTTTGCGCACAACAACATAACTTTATATAATGACTTCTGATACTTCAAAGCGTTACGCAATGCGTGGTGTTTCTGCATCTAAAGAAGATGTACACAACGCTATAAAAATATTGATAAAGGTTTATTTCCTAAAGCCTTTTGTAAAATTGTTCCAGATTATTTAACAGGTGATGATAATTATTGTTTAATTATGCATGCTGACGGAGCAGGTACAAAATCATCACTAGCTTATATGTACTGGAAAGAAACAGGTGATTTGTCAGTATGGAAAGGTATTGCTCAAGATGCACTTATAATGAATATTGATGACCTTTTATGTGTAGGTGCAGTAGATAATATAATGTTGTCTTCTACTATTGGACGTAATAAAAACCTCATTCCAGGAGAAGTTATTTCTGCTATCATTAATGGTACAGAAGAATTAATAGCAGAATTAAAATCTTTTGGCGTTACCATTCATACTACAGGAGGAGAAACCGCTGATGTAGGAGATTTAGTACGTACAATCATTGTAGATTCCACTGTTACAGCCCGTATAAAACGTTCCCAAGTTATAGATAATGCTCGCATTACAGAAGGAGATGTAATAATAGGCTTCGCTTCCTATGGACAAGCTAGTTATGAAACAATGTATAATGGAGGAATGGGAAGCAATGGTCTAACTTCCGCAAGACATGATGTATTTGCTCATGAATTAGCAACTAAATATCCTGAAAGTTATGACAGTGCAGTGCCATCAGAATTAGTTTATTCAGGACAAGTTCATTTGACTGATACAGTTGTAGGATCTCCAATAGATGCAGGTAAACTAGTATTATCACCTACACGCACTTATGCTCCTGTTATTAAACAAATTTTAGAAAAATATACTCCAAGTCAAATTCATGGTATGGTACATTGTAGTGGAGGAGCTCAAACAAAAATTTTACACTTTATTGATAACCTTCATGTAATAAAAGATAATTTATTTAGTGTACCACCTTTGTTTAAATTAATACAAGAACAATCAGGAACAGATTGGAAAGAAATGTATCAAGTCTTTAACTGTGGTCACCGTATGGAATTATATGTTCCTGTAGAAATAGCAGATGATATTATAGCAATAGCCCAATCATTTAATATTGATGCACAAATTGTGGGTCGAGTAGAAGCCTCTGAAACTAAAAAATTAACCATTAAATCAGAATTTGGTAATTTTGAATATTAGTTTAGATCATAGAAAACAATTGTTAATCTAAACAATTACCGTTTAATAATTATGAATATTAAATAACTAATCTAAAAAATAATATCAATGTACGAATTACTATTTTGGAAATATAAAGAGGAAGTATATCTTAATAACCACGAAGTTTATGAAAGATTATTAGAAGATCAAATAATTGAAGGTCTTGAAGAGCTTCCCATTACCATTATTTTAAGTCGTATTTCAAATGTGTTCTCTAAATGGGAAAAAATAGACTCTATGAGTTTTAAAAATACAATGGGAGTAGGGGCATTCCATATAAAAACAACGAACCAAAGTATCGTAATAAGTTGTTATGGTACAAAAGGAACGGATATGGATAAATTATGTCAGATTATGGATGAGTTTAAATGCCCTTTGTATGATCCGCAAGTACCTATACGATATGATGAATTTGCTGAATAATGATGAAAATTAACCCTAAAATAGGAATTGATCATTTGGTTTTCGGGATGAAACCAAATGATGTTGTACAATTATATGGTCAACCTAATAAACAATTTAATGATGAAGAAGATAATTTAATCTATCTTTATAATGATCAAAAATGGCGTTTAACCTTTTACGAAGATGAAGAATTACGTTTAGGGTATATTATATCTTCTAATCCCGATTTAATATTATTTGATCAAACTATTTTAGCAAAGCCTATTAGCGAAATAGAAGGATTATTACAAACTAAAAAATTCAAGCCATTAGAAATAGAATCCTTTGATTCTGTTGATAACTATTTTAATGAGTCTAATTGGATGATTTTTCAAGTGGAATATAATCAAGTAATTCGTTTTGAGTTAGGAGCTGTATTTAATGATGATTCGGATGAATTTGATTGGAAATTTAAAGGATAAAAGAAAAATTTA
Coding sequences:
- the mnmD gene encoding tRNA (5-methylaminomethyl-2-thiouridine)(34)-methyltransferase MnmD, whose translation is MERKIITTLDGSTTIQLVDWNECYHSKMGAIQEAYHVFIKNGLDFFDNKPISILEIGLGTGLNALITYLESERKDQSIQYEGVEAYPVSIEEMQLMNYSSSLGQESSKSIFEKIHFSEWEKEICLSKKFLLKKRKQFFHDIQDVNRFDLIYFDAFGYQVQPDLWTEEIFNKMYKALKDTGVLVTYAARGVIKRNMKSVGFQVVKVPGPPGKREMMIGFKKI
- a CDS encoding OmpA family protein, with product MKFFGQEQYSIYFKSDKYDLTPSEKLEVEKWIQENRKSKILTLSGYTDEDGTNQHNDSLAKKE
- a CDS encoding OmpA family protein; protein product: MTKIHEAKVGEKLKIENLNFVLNTYAVTNESRVKLYELWLVMQQNPKLKIQIQGHVCCVTKDRQDLSTQRARAVYKFLEFKNIDKSRMSYKGFGSTKPLYELPEKSEEERAANRRVEIEIIEN